DNA from Petropleomorpha daqingensis:
CGGGCGTCAACCCGGTCGTCGCCCAGGTGCTCGCCGAGCGCGGGCTGGCGGTGGACGACCACGTGCCCACGCTGCTCGACCGCGACCTGGTCGAGGGCAGCGACGTCGTCGTCACCATGGGGTGCGGCGAGACCTGCCCGGTCTTCCCCGGCAAGCGGTACGAGGACTGGCCGGTCGAGGACCCTGCCGGTCAGGACCTCGAGACGGTGCGGCGGATCGTCGACGACGTCGACGCCCGGGTGCGTCGGCTGCTCGCCGACCTCGGGTAGCTCAGGCGGCCCGGCGGACGACGTTGCCGGAGCCGAAGGGGACGCCGTCGACCGCGAACCCGCGAGCCACGAGCACGTCACCCAGGGCGCGGTTCATCACCTGCTGGACGACGAAGTCCGCGCTCGCGCCGTGCACCTGGTCGACGCTCATCCGGTCGTGCTGGCGCCAGGTGACGACGATGCCGCTCAGGCTGGGCTCCGGGGTCAGGCAGGCCCCGCCGAGCTCGCGGCCCTCGCCGGACGCGTCGTGCATCGGCAGCCCGGCCTCGGCCAGGGCCGCGGTGACCTCGACGACCAGGGAGGTCAGCGGGTCGTCGTCCGTGATCACGGTGTCCCAGTCGTCGGGCAGCCGGTCGAGCTGCTCGGCGAGGTGCTCCAGCCAGGACCACTCCTGCGGCGAGGGACGGCGGTTCAGCCCACCGTCGGCGCGGCGGTACCCGAAGACGGGCTGCGCGCCGGGCTCGCACTCGCCGGCCGCCCAGACGGCGTCCGCACGATCGGCGAACGGGCCGGCGACGATCCGACCAGGCCCCTCGTCACCGTCGACGACCAGCCACCAGCCCTGGCAGTTGACGCTGCCGAGGAGCACATCGCCGCTGGACAGACCACCACTCACGTGGCACGCACCTCTTCCGTGAAAAGCACCGTCGCCGGGGAAGTGCGACGGCACCGCCGCGCCGTCCTTGGCGCGCGGTAGGAGAGAAGTTAGAGGTCGGCAGGTCCGGCGGAGGCCCGTCGCGACAGGCGCCGTGGTGCGCGTTCCCGAATCGTTGCGGAGCTGCCGATAGGGGGTGATGACCTGTCTTCTGCGCCGGTCACATGTCGACAAGTTCCGCCCGTGTCGAGCGTGCGGACGCTCCGGAAGTGGTCGATGACCCCGGAGCGGCCGTGTGTCGCCGTCACTGGCCCAGGCGGCCGTCGATCCGCTCGCGCAGCAGGTCGGCGTGGCCCATGTGCCGGGCGTACTCCTCGATCATCCCGACCAGCGCCTCGCGCAACGACATCGGCCCGCCACCGCTGCCGTGCTCGTTCGCGGCGTCGTCGGCGGTGAGGTCGAGGTCCGGCGACCCGGCCACGAACCGGACGGCGAAGTCGACCTCCGCGCGCCAGGTCGCCCACGCCTCCGCGACGACCTCCGGATCGGCGACGGCACCGTCGAAGTCACCGTCCCGGTCGGTCTCGGTGCAGTACAGCCGGGGCGCGTCCTGCCCCGCCAGCAGCCGCCGGAACGTCGCCCGCTCCACCTCGGCAAGGTGCCGCACCAGCCCGAGCAGCGACAGCGTCGAGGGCTCGACGGCGCGCCGCGCCAGGGCGTCGGCGTCGAGGCCGGCGCACTTGAGCTCCAGCGTGAGCCGCTGCCGGCGCAGCGCCTCGGCCAGCGTGGTGCGCTCGTCGCCCAGCCGCGGGCCGTGCTCGCGCGGGTCGTCGTCCGAGGGTCTGCCGTACGCGGTGAACATGTCGGCGCGCCGGGTCGAGGCCATGACGGCATCGTCGGCGCCCCGCGGACCGGCGCACAAAGGGATATCGACGCGCGCCGCGATCAGCGGTGTACTCCCCCCATGACGACGCCCGAGGTCGGCACCGAGCTGGTCAACCCCGTCGCCGGCACGAAGACGGTCTTCGTCGCGACGGCGACCTCGACGGACGGCGAGCACGTCGAGGTCGAGGCGACCTACCCGCCGAACAGCACGCGCCCGGCGCGCCACGTGCACCCGTCGCAGACCGAGCACTTCGCGGTGCTCGCCGGCAGCCTGGAGGTCCGGCGCGGCGGCGAGGCGTTCACCGCCGGCGTCGGGGAGGAGTTCAGCGTCGAGCCCGGCGTCGCCCACCAGATGTGGGCCGGCGACGACGGCGCGGTCTTCCGGTGGCGGACGTCGCCGGCGCTGCGGACCGGCGAGCTGTACTGCTCGATGTGGGAGTGCGCCCGCGACAACGACTGGGCCCCGAGCGGGCTGCAGATGCTCGAGGCGGTCAGCGCGTTCGGCGACGAGTTCCGCCTCGCCTGATCGCACCGCCGTCCCCGCCCGTGCCCGGGAGGTGAGCCGGTGAGGCCGAGCAGCCGGGCACGCCCGTGGGTCCTCGCCGGGCTCGTGCTGGCGCTGGCCGCCGTCGTCGCCGTCGTGGTCGCCGCGCTCGTCGTGCCCGACGACCGGCCGGACGCCGTCCCGCAGCCGAGCGCCACGGCGTCGACGGGCGCCGCGATCCCGAGGTCCGAGCTGGCCGGGCAGTGGTCCGGCGAGGGGACGCTGACCGACTGCGCCGGATTCGACGAGGGCTGTCCCCGCACGCTGACGCTGACCCTCATGATCAGCTGCCCGCAGGACCCCTGCACCGTGACCCCCGTCGAGCGGGGCGAGGGCCACCCGCCCCTGCGGTTCCAGGACGGCCGCTACCGGGCCGCCGGACCCGTCCGGGCCGACGTCGGGCCCACCTGCACGGGGAACCCGACGAGCGGGCTGTGGCACCTCGACCTGGCCGAGCAGGACGGCCGGCTGGTGGGCCGGTACTCGGAGTCCACGGTGCAGAGCTTCGACTGCGGCGCCACGTCGGTGGCGTGGGACGTCACCTTCGCCCGGACGTGACGGCTCGGGACCTACCGGGCGGGCTGCCACTCCGCGCGCCGCAGCAGTCGCAACCCGTTGAGGGCGACCAGGATCGTGGACCCCTCGTGCCCGGCGACGCCGAGGGGGAGCGGGAGGTCGCCGATCAGGTCCCAGGCGACGAGCACACCGATCACGGTCGCGGCGAGCACGAGGTTCTGGACGACGAGCCGCCGCGCCCGGCGGGACAACCGGACGGCCGCCGGGATGGCACCCAGGTCGTCGCGGACGACGACCACATCGGCGCTGGACAGCGCGAGGTCGGAGCCGATGCCGCCCATCGCGATCCCGACGTCCGCGGTGGCGAGCGCGGGTGCGTCGTTGACGCCGTCGCCGGCGAGGAGCACCCGGTGACCGGCGTCCTGCAGCTCGCGGACAGCCTCGACCTTGTCCTCCGGCAGCTGGTCGGCCCGCAGGTCCCGGATCCCGGCCCGCCCGGCGAGCGCCAGCGCGGCGCGCCGGTGGTCACCGGTGAGCAGGACCGGCTCGCTGCCGGTGCACTCCCGCAGGGCGGCGACGGCAGCGGCGCTCTCCGGACGGAGCCGGTCGGCGACGGCGAGCACCCCGACCGGGCGCTCGTCGAGGCTGACCACGACGGCGGTGTTCCCGTTCGCCTGTTCGCCGTCGACGATCGCGGCAATCCCGGGGCACCCGGTCGCAGCACCCGACACCGGAGAACCGACCCGGACCGTCCAGCCCGCCACGGTGGCCGTGACCCCGGTGCCGACCCGGGCGCGGAAGCCGGACGCGGGCAGCAGCTCGAGGCCGCGCTCGCGAGCCGCGGTGACGACCGCCCGGCCGATGGGGTGCTCGCTGGGCGCCTCGGCCGCGGCGGCGAGAGCGAGCAGGTCCTCCTCGGTGCACGGGCCGCCGGTCAGCGGCCGGACGGCGACCACCTCGGGTGCGCCGGTGGTCAGCGTGCCGGTCTTGTCCAGCGCGACGGCGGTGACCGTGCCGAGCCGTTCCATGACGACGGCGGACTTGACCAGGACGCCGTGGCGGCCGGCGTTGGCGATCGCCGACAGGAGCGGAGGCATGGTCGCGAGGACCACCGCGCACGGGGAGGCGACGATCATGAACGTCATCGCGCGCAGGAGGGCGCCGCGCAGGTCGTCGCCCAGGAGCAGCGGCACGGCGAAGACGGCGAGCGTGGCGACGACGACGCCGATGGAGTAGCGCTGCTCGACCTTCTCCACGAACAGCTGGGTCCGCGCCTTGGTCGCCGAGGCCTCCTCGACCATGGCCGCGATGCGGGCGATGACGCTGCCGGTGGCCGGCCGGCGCACCTCGACGGTGAGCGCGCCGGTGCCGTTGCCCGTGCCGGCGAACACGTCGTCGCCGGGCCGCTTGTCCACCGGCAGCGGCTCGCCGGTGATCGACGCCTGGTCGACCTCCGAGGCGCCGTCCACGACCACGCCGTCGGCCGGTAGCCACTCCCCCGGGCGGACCAGCACGCGGTCCCCCACCTCCAGGTCGAGCACCGGGACCGAGCGTGCTGCCCCGCCCGACGCGAGGAGCGTCGCCTGCTCGGGTGCGAGATCGGTCAGTCCCCGGACGGCGTCCTCGGTTCGCCGGGTGGCCACGGCCTCGAGCGCGCCCGAGGTGGCGAAGATGACGACGAGGAGGGCGCCGTCGAAGACCTGACCGATCGCCGCCGCGCCGATCGCCGCCACGATCATCAGCAGGTCGACGTCCAGCGACCGCTCGCGCAGCGCCTGCACCCCCGCCCACGCCGGCTCCCACCCGCCGACGGCGTAGCAGGCCAGGTACAGCGCCCACCACACCGGCGCGGGAGCGGCGACCAGCTGGGCTGCGCCGCCGAGCACGAACAGCACCAGCGCGGCGCCCGCCCACCGGACCTCGGACAGGGACCAGATCCTCGAACGGGAGCCGGAGTCCGGCGCAGCCGTCCTGGTCGCCGGAGCGGAGGTCGCCGAGGTCGTCACCCGACCGACAGTACCTGCGCAGGTGCGAAGGTACTGAGATGGTCGACCGCGCGGATATGCTGCGCCCGTGCACGGCGGGATCGATGGCTTCGAGATGCCGGCCCCCGACGACGTCCGGCGGGCCGCCGACGCGCTGCGCATGCTCGCCGACCCCACCCGGCTGAACATCCTGTGGGCGCTCATGCAGGGCGAGACGTCCGTCGCCTGCCTCGCCGAGCTGGCCGGCACGACCCCGACCGCGGTCAGCCAGCACCTCTCCAAGCTGCGGCTGGCCGGGCTGGTCACCAACCGGCGCGAGGGGACGTTCATCTTCTACGCCCTGGCCGACCACCACATCGGCGAACTCGTCCGCCAGGCCCTCTCGCACGCCGACCACCAGGCTGGCCGGACCGCCTCGCACCCGGCGGCGTCCTAGCTCACGACGAGGGAGTCGCCCTGGACGACGACGGACTTCGGCGCGAGCGGCCGGGTGGCAGGGCCCCGCACGACCGAACCGTCGGTGATCTTGTACCGGCTGCCGTGGCACGGGCAGTTGATCGTGCCTCCGCTGACGGCGTCGACGAGGCAGCCCTGGTGGGTGCAGACCGCGCTGAACGCCTTGAACTCCCCGTCGGCGGGTTCGGTCACCACCACCTGCTGGTCGGGGAAGATCTTTCCGCCGCCGACGGGGATGTCGTCCGTCTTGGCCAGCGGCGCGCCACCGTTCCCGTCGCCACCGGAGGGCGCGCTCGTCCGGGCTGTCGGCGTGCCATAGGTGCTGCACGCGGTGGTTCCCAGGACGAGCGCACCGGTCCCCGCCACGAATGCTCGTCGACCGACCTCGTGATGGGCCATGCGGCTGCGCTCCGTCAGAACGTGAACCCGGACGTGGTGAAGAACCAGAACGAGGAGGTCAGCCAGAGACCGACCAGGCCGCAGAACAGCGCGCCCCCGGCCACCGGCAGAACCCATCCCGGCAGGTCCTTGTAGGTGAGCAGGAGCATCTTCGCGGTGAAGGCGCCGAAGAAGAAGCAACCGAGCAGCGCGTGGATCAGCACGCGTGGCTCGTAGGTCTGGAAGCCGAGGGCGTACAGGCAGTGCACCACCACCGGGACGACGCACAGCACCGCCAGCCTGCCGGACCAGCGGTGCAGCGTGCCCGCCCAGGTCGGGCCGGGGATGCGCCCGTAGATCATCATCGCCGAGATCAGCTGGACGACGCCGAGCAGCACGGCGAGGGTCGTGAGCCAGCTCTTGACGGACTGGGTGCTGGAGAAGCCGCCGATGTCGATCGAGTAACCGGCGGCCTGGTGCAGTCCTCCGTACACGCCCAGGGCGACCGCGACCAGCGAGCCGATCGCCACCGCCAGCAGGATCCGCCGCAGGGTGCGCGTCGTCGTCGGCGTCCGGACGTCGGCCATCGCGGCCCCCTCTCAGCCCTCGCCCGAGTCGCCGGCCACCCGCTCGACCGGTACCTGGTTGCCGTCGACGACCACCGTCGTGGCCTGCGGGTCGAACGCGGGGGCCGGTTCGACCGAACCACCGCGGTTGCGCAGGCCCACGGTGCTGCCGTCGGGTTGGACGATCCAGCCGATCTTGTCCAGCAGGCCGCCGTTGGTGGCGTTCGCGCGGTACAGGCCCGCGGGCGCATCGACGGGCGCGGCGGCGAACCCCACGGAGAGCGGACCCACGGTCAGCGTTCCGGCAAGTTGGCCGTTCGCGAGCGCTCCCGTCAGAGTCGCACCGCCGTTGCCCTGCAGCGCCAGCTCGCCGTTGGCGGCCGAGCCCCGCAACCACGCCTCGAGCGTCGTGCCGTCGCACACGTAGGCCAGTGCCTGGTCGTCCTTGACCGCGACGGCGACCGACGCCTCGCCTCCGGCCGTGTGGCCCGCGTAGACGACCTGCGCGGGGAACGGCGTGGCGGCCGGGGTCGTGGTGGGCGCGGAGGTCGTCGTCGCGGGCGGCGAGGAGGTGGGTGCGCTGGTGGTGGTGCCCGACGACACCGCTGCCTGACCGGCCGGCTCCGGCTGCCGGGTGTAGTTGACCGCGAGCAGGACGAGCGCCAGTCCGAACACGGCGAGCAGGGTGACGAGGGGTCCTCGGTTCACCATGGCGCCCTCCCGGTGGCGCGGACAGCCGGGATTGTGCTCCCTCTCGCCGGGATCGAGGGCCGCTTCAGCCCGGGCCCGTGGGATGGATGAGGTCGTAGGCGCCGGAGACCTTCTTGGGGACCACCATGCGCCACGCGTCGACGACGAGCTCACGGGCTTCGGTCGGGTCCAGTGCGGCCAGGTCGGCGTGGACCCAGTGGAAGCGCAGATCCGACGCGGACGGCATCTGGAACTTCTGCGGTTCGCTCCGGACCAACGTCTCCCGCTCCTCCTTGGGGAACGCGAAGCCCATCACGGTCTCGTCCAGGGAGAACGCCACGTAGACGATCTGCTTGACGCGGAACTTCAGCCTGCCGCGCACGTACACCGGGTACGAGCGCTCCAGCTCGCTGCCCAGCGACCGGACGTCCTCGATCACCGCCATGCCAGATCTCCTCCTGCGGCGCGCACGCAGGATCGACTGCGCCGGCCGGCTGGAGTCATCGCTGGTCGCGTTCCCCGGCCGACGGTGGCGCGCCATCCGCCGATCCGGCCGACGGGTGATGGTGGGCGGTGGACCTCGCTGCCGCGTCAAGCGACTGCGAGCACGACCCGACCTTCGGGCGCCTGCGCCGGACCTTTGACGGCGTGGGAGAGGGAGCCAAAGCCAGCGGTGGTCACCAGCGCGGTCAGCTCGTCCACCGTCTCGTAGAGCTGATGCCCAGCCGGTGGAAACCGCTTCTGCGCCATCGCAGGCATGTTCTGCTTC
Protein-coding regions in this window:
- a CDS encoding DUF6529 family protein; translation: MADVRTPTTTRTLRRILLAVAIGSLVAVALGVYGGLHQAAGYSIDIGGFSSTQSVKSWLTTLAVLLGVVQLISAMMIYGRIPGPTWAGTLHRWSGRLAVLCVVPVVVHCLYALGFQTYEPRVLIHALLGCFFFGAFTAKMLLLTYKDLPGWVLPVAGGALFCGLVGLWLTSSFWFFTTSGFTF
- a CDS encoding DinB family protein encodes the protein MASTRRADMFTAYGRPSDDDPREHGPRLGDERTTLAEALRRQRLTLELKCAGLDADALARRAVEPSTLSLLGLVRHLAEVERATFRRLLAGQDAPRLYCTETDRDGDFDGAVADPEVVAEAWATWRAEVDFAVRFVAGSPDLDLTADDAANEHGSGGGPMSLREALVGMIEEYARHMGHADLLRERIDGRLGQ
- a CDS encoding Rieske (2Fe-2S) protein; translation: MAGTGALVLGTTACSTYGTPTARTSAPSGGDGNGGAPLAKTDDIPVGGGKIFPDQQVVVTEPADGEFKAFSAVCTHQGCLVDAVSGGTINCPCHGSRYKITDGSVVRGPATRPLAPKSVVVQGDSLVVS
- a CDS encoding ArsR/SmtB family transcription factor, which encodes MHGGIDGFEMPAPDDVRRAADALRMLADPTRLNILWALMQGETSVACLAELAGTTPTAVSQHLSKLRLAGLVTNRREGTFIFYALADHHIGELVRQALSHADHQAGRTASHPAAS
- a CDS encoding arsenate reductase ArsC; this encodes MSRPSVLFACVHNSGRSVAAQALARHYADGRVDVRSAGSEPGAGVNPVVAQVLAERGLAVDDHVPTLLDRDLVEGSDVVVTMGCGETCPVFPGKRYEDWPVEDPAGQDLETVRRIVDDVDARVRRLLADLG
- a CDS encoding MmcQ/YjbR family DNA-binding protein is translated as MAVIEDVRSLGSELERSYPVYVRGRLKFRVKQIVYVAFSLDETVMGFAFPKEERETLVRSEPQKFQMPSASDLRFHWVHADLAALDPTEARELVVDAWRMVVPKKVSGAYDLIHPTGPG
- a CDS encoding heavy metal translocating P-type ATPase, yielding MTTSATSAPATRTAAPDSGSRSRIWSLSEVRWAGAALVLFVLGGAAQLVAAPAPVWWALYLACYAVGGWEPAWAGVQALRERSLDVDLLMIVAAIGAAAIGQVFDGALLVVIFATSGALEAVATRRTEDAVRGLTDLAPEQATLLASGGAARSVPVLDLEVGDRVLVRPGEWLPADGVVVDGASEVDQASITGEPLPVDKRPGDDVFAGTGNGTGALTVEVRRPATGSVIARIAAMVEEASATKARTQLFVEKVEQRYSIGVVVATLAVFAVPLLLGDDLRGALLRAMTFMIVASPCAVVLATMPPLLSAIANAGRHGVLVKSAVVMERLGTVTAVALDKTGTLTTGAPEVVAVRPLTGGPCTEEDLLALAAAAEAPSEHPIGRAVVTAARERGLELLPASGFRARVGTGVTATVAGWTVRVGSPVSGAATGCPGIAAIVDGEQANGNTAVVVSLDERPVGVLAVADRLRPESAAAVAALRECTGSEPVLLTGDHRRAALALAGRAGIRDLRADQLPEDKVEAVRELQDAGHRVLLAGDGVNDAPALATADVGIAMGGIGSDLALSSADVVVVRDDLGAIPAAVRLSRRARRLVVQNLVLAATVIGVLVAWDLIGDLPLPLGVAGHEGSTILVALNGLRLLRRAEWQPAR
- a CDS encoding cupin domain-containing protein, which gives rise to MTTPEVGTELVNPVAGTKTVFVATATSTDGEHVEVEATYPPNSTRPARHVHPSQTEHFAVLAGSLEVRRGGEAFTAGVGEEFSVEPGVAHQMWAGDDGAVFRWRTSPALRTGELYCSMWECARDNDWAPSGLQMLEAVSAFGDEFRLA